A genomic region of Natronoarchaeum mannanilyticum contains the following coding sequences:
- a CDS encoding small multi-drug export protein yields MDPTIGTEALAGVDGPLGYALVFLLAAIPVVEVLVVVPAGVALGMNPVLVALAAFAGNLTTVLFVIAGSDRALAFVRRRFGDPDEDPSKRVRRAKRLWKRYGTPGLALAAPISTGAHLAAVLALSLGSGRRDVASWMAVSLLAWTTALAAASFYGVEGLGALV; encoded by the coding sequence ATGGATCCGACGATCGGCACGGAGGCGCTCGCGGGCGTCGACGGGCCGCTGGGCTACGCGCTCGTCTTTCTGCTTGCTGCTATCCCCGTCGTCGAGGTGCTGGTCGTCGTCCCGGCGGGCGTCGCGCTCGGGATGAACCCCGTGCTCGTCGCGCTCGCCGCGTTCGCCGGAAATCTGACGACCGTCCTGTTCGTGATCGCGGGGTCGGACCGCGCGCTGGCGTTCGTCCGGCGCCGGTTCGGCGATCCGGATGAGGATCCCTCGAAGCGCGTTCGGCGCGCGAAACGCCTCTGGAAGCGGTACGGCACGCCCGGCCTCGCGCTCGCGGCGCCGATCAGCACCGGCGCCCACCTCGCGGCCGTGCTCGCGCTCTCGCTCGGGTCGGGGCGGCGCGACGTCGCGTCGTGGATGGCGGTCAGCCTGCTCGCGTGGACGACCGCCCTCGCTGCGGCGTCGTTCTACGGCGTCGAGGGTCTCGGAGCGCTCGTTTGA
- a CDS encoding acyl-CoA dehydrogenase family protein: MEYDDPERGRAAAERTREFVDEVVIPVEREYLGTESVPDEEIEKLREQAREHDVYGPQIPEEHGGLGLDFRELLPVFEEAGRSLLGPTALRCGAPDEGNMHTLEMVGTDAQKERWLAPLAAGEARSGFSMTEPMQGGGSDPKMLRTSAEKDGDQWVIDGHKWWTTQGSEADVLLVMARTDEDAHPYQGTSIFLVPADADGVEIVRDVPHLGGAPMGMSHAEIRYDEVRVPEENLLGAKNAGFAIAQERLVPARLTHCMRFLGMADRALDVATAYVSEREAFGSSVADKQAVRFDVADHRTQLHAARTMVRHAAGRYADGAEARVEVAMCKTFAANAVQDAIDSAVQYCGGNGIGKDLPLADFYENVRQFRIVDGADEVHRRTIAKRAFEEPPTEELEPITRFGEF, from the coding sequence ATGGAGTACGACGATCCCGAGCGCGGCCGCGCGGCCGCCGAGCGGACCCGCGAGTTCGTCGACGAGGTCGTGATCCCGGTCGAGCGCGAGTACCTCGGCACGGAGTCCGTCCCGGACGAGGAGATCGAGAAACTCCGGGAGCAAGCGCGCGAGCACGACGTGTACGGCCCGCAGATCCCCGAGGAGCACGGCGGGCTCGGGCTGGACTTCCGCGAGCTGCTACCGGTGTTCGAGGAAGCCGGGCGGAGCCTGCTCGGCCCGACCGCGCTGCGCTGCGGCGCGCCCGACGAGGGGAACATGCACACCTTAGAGATGGTCGGCACCGACGCCCAGAAGGAGCGCTGGCTCGCCCCGCTGGCTGCGGGTGAGGCGCGCTCCGGCTTCTCGATGACCGAGCCGATGCAGGGCGGCGGGTCGGACCCGAAGATGCTCCGCACGAGCGCGGAGAAAGACGGCGACCAGTGGGTGATCGACGGCCACAAGTGGTGGACCACGCAGGGCAGCGAGGCCGACGTGCTGCTGGTGATGGCCCGGACCGACGAGGACGCCCACCCCTACCAGGGAACGTCGATCTTTCTGGTGCCCGCGGACGCCGACGGCGTCGAGATCGTCCGCGACGTCCCCCACCTCGGCGGCGCGCCGATGGGGATGAGCCACGCCGAGATCCGCTACGACGAGGTCAGGGTCCCCGAGGAGAACCTGCTCGGCGCGAAAAACGCCGGCTTCGCCATCGCCCAGGAGCGACTCGTCCCCGCGCGGCTCACCCACTGCATGCGCTTTCTGGGGATGGCCGACCGGGCGCTCGACGTCGCGACGGCGTACGTCAGCGAGCGCGAGGCGTTCGGCTCGTCGGTCGCCGACAAGCAGGCGGTGCGCTTCGACGTCGCGGACCACCGAACGCAACTGCACGCCGCCCGGACGATGGTACGCCACGCGGCCGGTCGGTACGCCGACGGCGCCGAAGCCCGCGTCGAGGTGGCGATGTGCAAGACGTTCGCCGCCAACGCCGTGCAGGACGCCATCGACTCCGCGGTGCAGTACTGCGGCGGCAACGGCATCGGGAAGGATCTGCCGCTCGCCGACTTCTACGAGAACGTCCGCCAGTTCCGGATCGTCGACGGCGCCGACGAGGTCCACCGCCGGACGATCGCCAAGCGCGCCTTCGAGGAGCCGCCGACGGAGGAACTGGAGCCGATCACGCGCTTCGGGGAGTTCTAG